A part of Rhipicephalus microplus isolate Deutch F79 chromosome 8, USDA_Rmic, whole genome shotgun sequence genomic DNA contains:
- the LOC119164162 gene encoding uncharacterized protein LOC119164162 — translation MVNRTMRMLLLVALAAIVVPFSQGAPAVKFVDNVPISIKLPDSNELVKTDVPSQSAIPECLKSQEGVTETEDGLVAPAEAFTLCARQELGRLQSELKPSVQEPEESSEEEEPVEDDLPPPPKKEAAKPVEPETKKEALVPPAESKPPFPEAPTIPDLSSITDAFTKVRPIDKHPTVLVEVVKILQVIFDFRRVMSDMQRILHGDLAGVLREYPERARGLFHMVRTLPSRFANARDKVEEVKEESQEPEYMQTLNELHSYLTSAGASSEELPNALSLVSTLDALRSIAGRLQNHLTEKLTGRKRAAESISEQPRSSRVVDEIKDIFTIIPDTFRAYGRRSKLNGGPGIFSPSPVSPLSPWNPLNPLSPISPVSAVSRLTPGDPLRPISRAQVRAVDTVSKRLVDLFNARTGSKKSSCLSGICNLQA, via the exons ATGGTAAACAGAACAATGAGAATGCTATTGCTCGTAGCACTCGCTGCAATTGTGGTGCCATTTTCACAAG GCGCCCCTGCCGTCAAGTTTGTTGACAACGTACCAATCAGCATCAAGCTTCCAGACAGTAATGAACTCGTAAAGACGGATGTTCCCAGTCAATCCGCAATACCAGAG TGTCTCAAGTCACAAGAAGGGGTGACAGAAACT GAAGACGGCTTGGTTGCTCCAGCCGAGGCCTTTACACTG TGCGCCAGACAGGAGCTGGGAAGGCTTCAGAGCGAGTTGAAGCCGAGTGTCCAGGAACCGGAGGAGTCTTCTGAAGAAGAAGAacctgtcgaagatgacctgccACCTCCTCCAAAGAAAGAGGCTGCCAAGCCTGTAGAACCTGAGACGAAGAAAGAAGCACTTGTTCCTCCAGCAGAATCCAAGCCGCCCTTTCCAGAGGCTCCCACGATTCCGGATCTCAGCAGCATCACGGACGCTTTCACCAAAGTCAGGCCCATTGACAAGCACCCAACCGTTCTTGTCGAAGTCGTGAAGATTCTGCAG GTGATCTTCGACTTTAGGCGCGTGATGAGCGACATGCAACGAATCCTGCACGGAGACCTGGCCGGAGTTTTGCGGGAGTACCCGGAAAGAGCCCGAGGTCTGTTCCATATGGTTCGCACTCTGCCCAGCAGGTTCGCCAACGCACGTGACAAGGTCGAAGAGGTCAAGGAGGAGAG CCAGGAGCCCGAATACATGCAGACACTCAACGAGCTGCACAGCTACCTGACATCTGCAGGCGCATCGTCGGAAGAACTGCCCAACGCACTTTCCCTCGTTAGCACACTCGATGCACTCAGAAGTATCGCCGGACGCCTTCAGAACCACCTGACAGAGAAACTGACTGGTCGCAAGAGGGCTGCTGAATCTATCTCGg AACAACCGAGATCATCAAGGGTCGTCGATGAGATCAAGGACATATTCACGATCATTCCCGACACGTTCCGTGCCTACGGCCGGCGCAGCAAACTGAACGGCGGCCCGGGCATCTTCAGCCCGTCGCCTGTGAGTCCACTGAGCCCGTGGAACCCCTTGAACCCGTTGTCGCCCATCAGCCCCGTGTCGGCCGTCTCCAGGCTGACACCCGGTGACCCGTTGCGCCCCATATCTAGGGCCCAAGTGAGGGCCGTGGACACCGTGTCGAAGCGACTCGTCGACCTCTTCAACGCCCGCACAGGCAGCAAGAAATCCTCCTGCCTCTCGGGAATTTGCAACTTACAAGCGTAA